The following are encoded together in the Streptomyces sp. NBC_00358 genome:
- a CDS encoding Shedu immune nuclease family protein encodes MVGDEAHLAQLLTGQDRTTVLGAVRTAIGGGLTEEDIRLISNRKEQLRRFERLLTDHDYFRKEESLATTRGVEAVWQAFFETNQWIFGYGLNLIACESIDDGKLERITTGANIFSGAGKRIDAIMRSKGLISSMLFCEIKTHDTELLAKTPYRAGVYQASKELGGGVAQVQKTVSKAQQLISHEFLTRIHDDDGTPTGIELSTTRPRQVVVIGSLREFTHNGAVNPEKINSFELYRTSIQDVEIITFDERPTARA; translated from the coding sequence ATGGTCGGCGACGAGGCCCACCTGGCTCAGCTGCTGACCGGCCAGGACCGGACGACGGTGCTCGGCGCGGTCAGGACAGCCATCGGCGGCGGACTCACCGAGGAGGACATCCGGCTGATCAGCAACCGCAAGGAACAGCTCCGCAGGTTCGAACGGCTGCTGACCGACCACGACTACTTCCGGAAGGAAGAGAGCCTGGCAACGACACGCGGGGTAGAGGCCGTCTGGCAGGCCTTCTTCGAGACGAACCAGTGGATCTTCGGCTACGGGCTCAACCTCATCGCCTGCGAATCCATCGACGACGGCAAACTGGAACGCATCACCACCGGCGCCAACATCTTCAGCGGAGCCGGGAAACGCATCGACGCCATCATGCGTTCCAAAGGCCTGATCAGCAGCATGCTCTTCTGCGAAATCAAGACCCACGACACGGAGCTGCTCGCCAAGACCCCATACCGCGCGGGCGTCTACCAGGCATCGAAAGAACTGGGCGGCGGCGTGGCGCAGGTGCAGAAGACCGTCAGCAAGGCCCAGCAGCTCATCTCCCACGAGTTCCTCACCCGCATCCACGACGACGACGGCACCCCGACCGGCATCGAACTGTCCACCACCCGGCCCCGGCAGGTCGTGGTGATCGGGAGCCTGCGCGAGTTCACCCATAACGGCGCCGTGAACCCGGAGAAGATCAACTCCTTCGAGCTGTACCGGACATCGATCCAGGACGTCGAGATCATCACCTTCGACGAGCGACCAACAGCTCGGGCGTGA
- the tap gene encoding telomere-associated protein Tap, with translation MSELFDAVDALVASRSSLPPAVERKRLRTAHGLTLDEVAAALQVRRATVSGWESLTKPTEPRGPEREAYARMLRQLAELYPTPEEPAAPAPTPVTAARAPATSAQARPVSTSPAPEAAARTATKDPQAPVAPVTAAPAAPEAVPRPSPTASPSSTPRRPPARKAAPAGTPAADTDPRFVNGPLAVVDVEDGQVVAYCTGGLVLDVPAKSLPSLVDWTLKEAKLGQPRLSGPGKDGDPLLVLTEAALERYGLPVALGDEERLAGRIPESHKVVRQLVRAEWKLTKRGLGPWARIYRPAQGSDRQCVQLCIPSWHALGTRHWGEVGQLAPAELARVLGVFASQVMTPRGSTAVTGLELMTALHPPTRASDPDVDGKRHSEHNPGSLGRDPVDPAPCEAPDGHPLLKDLPRFHVRGPGEKLFEEAYDWARPMTDAECTLRHLVGIDVNMAFAAGANGLTVGLGVPTHVQAPVFDAKLPGSWLVDLSHVDLSRVKVGKDKWADLDASLLPSPFTPKGDRPEGPAWYATPTIAYAQELGYDVTPVEAWVRHENGRYLDGWYNRLRDAYLATMADLGVYADLSPEDFLAAMDGYKQRDPELAIVVSAIKATVKGGLGKLRERPRGEGWRPGEPWRALSRPTWRPDIRAAVISRTRINLHRKIVKHAAFTGQYPVAVLSDCVVYAAGGPSPLDFLPYRDGKPLPGGFKLGINPGLVKHEGTQSVLWGEEVRERFNAPELNLARYIKDGTVTDADNGE, from the coding sequence ATGTCTGAGTTGTTCGATGCGGTGGATGCGCTGGTGGCGTCCCGCTCGTCGTTGCCGCCTGCGGTGGAGCGTAAGCGGCTGCGTACCGCGCATGGCCTGACGTTGGATGAGGTTGCTGCGGCCTTGCAGGTGCGTCGGGCCACGGTGTCCGGCTGGGAGTCGCTGACGAAGCCTACCGAGCCGCGTGGTCCGGAGCGTGAGGCGTATGCGCGGATGCTGCGGCAGCTCGCGGAGCTCTACCCCACCCCGGAAGAGCCGGCCGCCCCGGCACCCACCCCCGTCACTGCTGCGCGCGCCCCGGCGACTTCGGCGCAGGCGCGTCCTGTGTCCACCAGTCCGGCACCCGAAGCTGCGGCCAGGACCGCAACTAAAGACCCCCAGGCCCCTGTTGCCCCCGTCACTGCTGCCCCCGCTGCTCCGGAGGCCGTGCCGCGTCCGTCGCCCACTGCCAGTCCGTCGTCGACGCCGCGTCGTCCGCCCGCACGGAAGGCAGCCCCGGCCGGCACCCCGGCCGCGGACACCGACCCTCGGTTTGTGAACGGGCCGCTGGCGGTCGTCGACGTCGAGGACGGTCAGGTGGTGGCGTACTGCACCGGCGGCCTGGTCCTGGACGTGCCCGCCAAGTCTCTGCCGTCCCTGGTGGACTGGACGCTGAAGGAGGCGAAGCTCGGCCAGCCGAGGCTGTCCGGCCCCGGCAAGGACGGCGATCCGCTGCTCGTCCTCACTGAGGCCGCCCTGGAGCGCTACGGTCTGCCCGTCGCCCTCGGCGACGAGGAGCGTCTCGCCGGGCGGATCCCGGAGAGTCACAAGGTCGTCAGGCAGCTCGTACGTGCGGAGTGGAAGCTGACCAAGCGCGGGTTGGGGCCGTGGGCGAGGATCTACCGCCCTGCGCAGGGTTCGGACCGTCAGTGCGTGCAGCTGTGTATTCCGTCGTGGCATGCGCTGGGCACCCGGCATTGGGGCGAGGTGGGGCAGCTGGCGCCGGCGGAACTTGCCCGCGTCCTGGGCGTGTTCGCCTCTCAGGTGATGACGCCCCGCGGATCGACGGCGGTGACCGGCCTGGAGCTGATGACCGCGCTGCACCCGCCGACTCGGGCCTCCGATCCGGATGTCGACGGCAAGCGGCACTCCGAGCACAATCCCGGCAGTCTGGGCCGGGACCCGGTCGACCCGGCGCCGTGCGAGGCCCCCGACGGCCACCCCCTCCTCAAGGACCTGCCGCGCTTCCACGTCCGCGGCCCCGGGGAGAAGCTGTTCGAGGAGGCCTACGACTGGGCGCGGCCGATGACGGATGCCGAGTGCACCCTGCGACATCTGGTCGGCATCGACGTCAACATGGCCTTCGCCGCCGGCGCCAACGGCCTGACCGTCGGCCTCGGCGTGCCCACGCACGTACAGGCGCCCGTGTTCGACGCGAAGCTGCCCGGCTCCTGGCTGGTCGACCTCTCCCACGTGGACCTGTCGAGGGTGAAGGTCGGCAAGGACAAGTGGGCAGACCTGGACGCGAGTCTGCTGCCCAGCCCGTTCACGCCGAAGGGCGACCGGCCCGAAGGGCCGGCCTGGTACGCAACACCCACCATCGCCTACGCGCAGGAGCTCGGCTACGACGTCACGCCGGTCGAGGCCTGGGTGCGGCATGAGAATGGCCGTTATCTGGACGGCTGGTACAACCGGCTGCGTGACGCGTACCTCGCCACGATGGCCGACCTCGGCGTCTACGCCGACCTGTCGCCGGAGGATTTCCTGGCGGCGATGGACGGCTACAAGCAGCGTGACCCGGAGTTGGCGATCGTCGTCTCGGCCATCAAGGCGACGGTGAAGGGCGGCCTGGGCAAGCTGCGCGAGCGTCCGCGTGGGGAGGGCTGGCGGCCGGGCGAGCCGTGGCGGGCCCTGTCCCGTCCGACGTGGAGGCCGGACATCCGCGCGGCGGTCATCTCCCGCACCCGGATCAACCTGCACCGCAAGATCGTCAAGCACGCGGCGTTCACCGGCCAGTACCCGGTGGCGGTCCTGTCCGACTGCGTCGTCTACGCGGCAGGCGGGCCCTCCCCGCTGGACTTCCTGCCCTACCGGGATGGAAAGCCGCTCCCGGGCGGCTTCAAGCTCGGCATCAACCCGGGCCTGGTCAAGCACGAGGGCACCCAGAGCGTGCTGTGGGGTGAGGAGGTCCGCGAGCGGTTCAACGCACCGGAACTTAATCTCGCCCGGTACATCAAGGACGGCACCGTCACCGACGCCGACAATGGCGAATAG
- the tpg gene encoding telomere-protecting terminal protein Tpg, giving the protein MSMFGDGLDAAVQKAFTRPAPKSAGPQMRYMVKQLGGTKAVAELLGVSQRQVERYVAGTAKKPRPDLAARLEREVIKRWQPQIRAKARKKATTTGGIIIDARARMGYTAPIGSTDQDRIRHLTVALPPRYAARLFDAQAAGASDTELQEIAAEALKEVYFQDGGRRAGSLEEVRFTDVEHLEFDL; this is encoded by the coding sequence ATGAGCATGTTCGGGGACGGCCTGGACGCCGCGGTGCAAAAGGCGTTCACCCGCCCCGCACCCAAGTCCGCGGGCCCGCAGATGCGGTACATGGTCAAGCAGCTCGGCGGCACGAAAGCGGTCGCCGAACTGCTCGGCGTGTCCCAGCGGCAGGTGGAGCGGTACGTAGCGGGCACAGCCAAGAAGCCGCGCCCCGACCTCGCCGCCCGCCTGGAGCGCGAGGTAATCAAGCGCTGGCAGCCGCAGATCCGGGCTAAGGCCCGCAAGAAGGCCACGACGACCGGCGGCATCATCATCGACGCCCGCGCCCGCATGGGCTACACCGCGCCGATCGGCTCGACCGACCAGGACCGCATCCGGCACCTGACCGTCGCCCTGCCGCCCCGCTACGCTGCCCGCCTCTTCGACGCCCAAGCGGCTGGCGCAAGCGACACCGAACTCCAGGAGATCGCGGCCGAAGCCCTCAAGGAGGTCTACTTCCAGGACGGCGGCCGCCGCGCCGGCAGCCTGGAAGAGGTCCGGTTCACCGACGTCGAACACCTCGAGTTCGACCTGTAG